A single genomic interval of Littorina saxatilis isolate snail1 linkage group LG17, US_GU_Lsax_2.0, whole genome shotgun sequence harbors:
- the LOC138953321 gene encoding adenylate cyclase, terminal-differentiation specific-like, translating into MLLLFITCIQEINKSKLKPKGKSNKKETNPQQQQQKYQQQKYQQQKYQQQKYQQQKYQQQKYQQQKYQQQKYQQQKYQQQKYQQQKYQQQKYQQQKYQQQKYQQQKYQQQKYQQQKYQQQKYQQQKYQQQKYQQQKYQQQKYQQQKYQQQKYQQQKYQQQKYHCH; encoded by the exons atgttgttactgtttataacgtgtatacaagaaattaataaaagcaAGCTTAAACCAAAGGGAAAGAGCaacaaaaaggaaacaaacccacagcagcagcaacagaagTACCAGCAACAGAAGTACCAGCAACAGAAGTACCAGCAACAGAAGTACCAGCAACAGAAGTACCAGCAACAGAAGTACCAGCAACAGAAGTACCAGCAACAGAAGTACCAGCAACAGAAGTACCAGCAACAGAAGTACCAGCAACAGAAGTACCAGCAACAGAAGTACCAGCAACAGAAGTACCAGCAACAGAAGTACCAGCAACAGAAGTACCAGCAACAGAAGTACCAGCAACAGAAGTACCAGCAACAGAAGTACCAGCAACAGAAGTACCAGCAACAGAAGTACCAGCAACAGAAGTACCAGCAACAGAAGTACCAGCAACAGAAGTACCAGCAACAGAAGTACCAGCAACAGAAGTACCAGCAACAGAA GTACCACTGCCACTGA